From the Desulfomonile tiedjei genome, the window CACTCCGGCCTCAATCGTATAAAATCTACCTAATCCCGCAGATCGAGGCGGCGGAAATCCCTTGTTTGTGGTCCCGCAAATGCGAGACGGTATGGACGCTCCAGTCCTTTCAGTATCTCCACTGACGGCTCGTGGAGACCCTTTCTACTATTCTAGTGACCGAAGGTGGCAATATGCCGGAAAGTAGTCGGCGCGGCGCGAGCAAAGCCGCGAAAACCCAAAGAGAAAGCCAACTGGGTGAATTAAAAATCCTTTTCGAGAAGGCCCCGCTCGGCATACTGACTTATTCTCGTGAGGGCAAAATCATCAGCGCGAATCGCTTTCTCGTCGATCTGCTCGGGTCCCCCTCTGTGGCAGCCACGAAACAGGTCAATCTATTCAAGTTCCAGAATATGATCGAAGCCGGAATATCCGAAGTGCTGGCAAAAGCTTTGGATTCCGGGGGTCCCCAACAGATCGAGACCCTCTACGTCTCCAAGTGGAACAAAAGAATCTGGACCAAGACCATAGCGTTTCCGGTGACAGACAGCAAAGGGAACCTGGAGCACGGAATGGCCGTTGTCCAGGACGTGACTCTTCTCAAGCAGGCTGAACAGCAACTCCGGGACAGCGAGGAAAAATTCCGGTTACTTACCGAGAAAACACCCATTGGGTTGGCCATCCTGGATTCGAGTGGCAGTTTTGAGTACTTCAATCCTACATTTGTAGCCATGTTCGGCTATTCCGTTGACGAGGTGCCCAGCCTGGACAAGTGGATGGAGCGCGTGCTGGATGATTCTGCGTCAATGGAAGTAATTCAGGACGCCTTTTTGGGCGGCCTTGAAGGCCTGGCCTCCCCCGAATCCCTGGAACCTTGCTGCGAAGCACAATCCAAAGACGGAACGTCAAAGAAGATTCGGTTCAAGTTCTTTCCGCTCACTGACGGAAAACGTGTAGTTGTTTGCGAGGACTGTTCCCAGCTTTTCCTTGCTTGGTCGGCCCGCCGGATCTCCGAAGAACGGTATCTTGGCCTGCTGGAGCACCTGACTGACTTCGTATACACGCTTGACGCCAAGGGAAACGTGCTGGGAGTTAACAGGGCCGCGGCCCGGTCGATGGGATATGAACCGGAGGAACTTGTTGGCAGGAACATCCGAGACCTCATTCCGCATGAGGTGAGCAAGCAAATTGCGGGCAACTTGGAAAAGGTCACGGACGGCGGTTTTTCGGAAGGATTGTCGCAATACCTGGCCAAAGACGGCAGCATACATTACCTGGAATATCGCAGCGTTGCAATTCGTCCGGGGGATCGTCCCCACTACGTGGTGGGGATGGCGCGAGATGTTACCGATCGCGTGCTCATGAAAAAGAAACTGAAGGAGTCTGAGGCAAAATTCGAGATTCTTGTGGAAAACGCCCACGACGGCATCACTTACATTGATGAAGACTCCAGGCTTCAGTTTTGTAATCCGAGAATGAAAGAGATCCTGAAAGACCCTCATCCGGAAGGAAAACGACTGTTTGACTATTACGATGAGGAGAACCGGAAAATACTGGAGGAGCATATCGGGCTTCGTTTGAAAGGAATAAGCTCGACTTATTTTGCCACAATAACGGACCTTGAAGGAACCCCGCGCCATATGGTGATCAGCGGCACTCCATACTTCGATGAAAAGAACAATTACAAAGGCGCAATCGGCATTTATACGGACATCAGCGAACTCAAAAAGCTGGAAGCCCAACTGCAACAATCGCAGAAGATGGAAGCCATCGGAACACTTGCAGGAGGGATCGCTCACGACTTCAACAACATATTGAGCGGTGTCCTGGGGTACGCTTCGCTCATGAGGAAATTCGTAGGACCTGAATCGCAACTGGCCCACTACGTGGACATGATCGAAAAAAGCGCGGAAAGGGGAGCTAATCTGGCCGGCCAGTTGCTTGCATTCTCGCGAAAAGGCAAGCGATTCGTGCAGAGCGTCGATATCCACCAACACATAGACGATGTTGTGGACATTTTGAAACGAACCGTGGACAGAAAAATATCCGTCGTGACCGACAAGCGCGCTGAGGCCTATACTGTTGAGGGAGATCCGGGCCAAATTCAGCAGGTATTAATGAACTTGAGCATAAATGCTAAGGATGCCATGCCCAAGGGCGGACGCTTGTCCATAACCACCGAGGTTGTTGAAATCGATGCAAACTCCAGCCGCATCTACAAGGGATTGTTTCCAGGATCTTTTCTCCAAATATCGGTTGAGGACACCGGTGAGGGGATGAGCCCTCAAGTTATGGAGCGCCTCTTCGAGCCGTTCTTCACCACCAAAGAGGAGGGGAAAGGCACCGGACTGGGGCTTTCAATGGTTTACGGCGCAGTTAAGAGTCATGGCGGAATAGTGAAGGTCTATTCGGAGCCGGGTCGCGGATCCGTTTTCACCGTCCTGCTCCCCTTAAAGAAAAGCCCCGAAACCGAGATGAAGTTGGTCGCCAAAAAGAGATTGACATGCGGCCCCGGGACGATCCTGGTGATCGACGACGAGGAAATTATGCAGCAACTGCTGTCGGAAATGCTCCAGGAAATGGGTTTCAAGGTGTTGTCGGCTCGTGACGGCGTCGAAGGTTTGGAAATCTATCGTAAACAGTGGCGAAAGATAGATCTGGTCATTGTGGATATGATCATGCCCCGATTGAGCGGGAGAGAGACCTTTCTGGGAATGAAACAGATCAATCCCTCGATCAAGGCGATACTCTCGACGGGGTTTTCAAAAGACGG encodes:
- a CDS encoding PAS domain S-box protein, whose product is MPESSRRGASKAAKTQRESQLGELKILFEKAPLGILTYSREGKIISANRFLVDLLGSPSVAATKQVNLFKFQNMIEAGISEVLAKALDSGGPQQIETLYVSKWNKRIWTKTIAFPVTDSKGNLEHGMAVVQDVTLLKQAEQQLRDSEEKFRLLTEKTPIGLAILDSSGSFEYFNPTFVAMFGYSVDEVPSLDKWMERVLDDSASMEVIQDAFLGGLEGLASPESLEPCCEAQSKDGTSKKIRFKFFPLTDGKRVVVCEDCSQLFLAWSARRISEERYLGLLEHLTDFVYTLDAKGNVLGVNRAAARSMGYEPEELVGRNIRDLIPHEVSKQIAGNLEKVTDGGFSEGLSQYLAKDGSIHYLEYRSVAIRPGDRPHYVVGMARDVTDRVLMKKKLKESEAKFEILVENAHDGITYIDEDSRLQFCNPRMKEILKDPHPEGKRLFDYYDEENRKILEEHIGLRLKGISSTYFATITDLEGTPRHMVISGTPYFDEKNNYKGAIGIYTDISELKKLEAQLQQSQKMEAIGTLAGGIAHDFNNILSGVLGYASLMRKFVGPESQLAHYVDMIEKSAERGANLAGQLLAFSRKGKRFVQSVDIHQHIDDVVDILKRTVDRKISVVTDKRAEAYTVEGDPGQIQQVLMNLSINAKDAMPKGGRLSITTEVVEIDANSSRIYKGLFPGSFLQISVEDTGEGMSPQVMERLFEPFFTTKEEGKGTGLGLSMVYGAVKSHGGIVKVYSEPGRGSVFTVLLPLKKSPETEMKLVAKKRLTCGPGTILVIDDEEIMQQLLSEMLQEMGFKVLSARDGVEGLEIYRKQWRKIDLVIVDMIMPRLSGRETFLGMKQINPSIKAILSTGFSKDGEVRDTLDQGVAGFIQKPFKTDELSDVIGTVLSLDATVE